The following is a genomic window from Miltoncostaea oceani.
CTGTCGGGGTTGGTCAGCAGGCGGACCTCGTCGAGGGCCCGCGGGTCGAGGCGCTGCGCCTCGTCGATCGCGAGCACCACCCGCCGGCCGTCCGCCGCCGCGTCGGCGAGCGCCGCGCGGACCCGCAGCGCGAGGCGCGCCGCCGACCCGCCCGCCGGCTCGGCGCCGATCGCCGGCAGCAGGGCCGCGAGCAGCGCGGCGCCGGTGCGCGGGGGGTTGGCGACGCTTGCGACGGTGAAGCCCTCGCCGTCGAGGGTGCGCCGCAGGGTCTGGGCCAGCAGCGTCTTGCCGGAGCCGATCTCGCCCGTGATGACGACGAGGCCGCCGAGCTGGGTGATGCCGAACAGGATGCGGGCGAGGCCCTCGCGGTGGTCGGAGCGCTCGAACGCGAACCGGGGGTCGGGCTCCAGCCGGAACGGCGCCTCGGCGAGACCCCAGTGGGCGAGGTAGGCGGGCGGGGCGGTGCTCACCCGA
Proteins encoded in this region:
- a CDS encoding ExeA family protein, whose translation is MSTAPPAYLAHWGLAEAPFRLEPDPRFAFERSDHREGLARILFGITQLGGLVVITGEIGSGKTLLAQTLRRTLDGEGFTVASVANPPRTGAALLAALLPAIGAEPAGGSAARLALRVRAALADAAADGRRVVLAIDEAQRLDPRALDEVRLLTNPDSGGAPGAPVVLLGQPELTLRVERQPQVAQRVVVRYHLGPMTADEVDQYALHRTRVAGAAGRIISKRAARAAHEETGGVPRLVNLLLANALFVAAARGEETIGEDTIRDLAEDRRISLDAASPDGEAGT